A window of the Dioscorea cayenensis subsp. rotundata cultivar TDr96_F1 chromosome 14, TDr96_F1_v2_PseudoChromosome.rev07_lg8_w22 25.fasta, whole genome shotgun sequence genome harbors these coding sequences:
- the LOC120275949 gene encoding cyclin-C1-1-like isoform X2, whose amino-acid sequence MAANFWASSHCKQLLDPDDVGVLQPLDKERGLTQEEFKLIKIHMTNHIWKLAQQVKVRQRVIATAVTYFRRVYTRKSMTEYDPRLVAPTCLYLASKAEESTVQARLLVFYIKKMCPDEKYRFEIKDILEMEMKLLEALDYYLIVFHPYRALLQLLQDAGMTDLTHYAWGLVNDTYKMDLILIYPPYMIALACIYIASVLKDKETTAWFEELRVDMNVVKNIAIEILDFYDYYKGDTCKGEPARGIPEERINAALNKLATK is encoded by the exons ATGGCGGCCAACTTCTGGGCATCATCTCACTG CAAGCAGCTGTTGGACCCCGACGATGTCGGTGTTCTTCAGCCGTTGGACAAGGAGCGAGGCCTTACACAGGAGGAGTTCAAGCTCATCAAGATCCATATGACCAATC ATATATGGAAATTGGCACAACAAGTTAAAGTGAGACAAAG GGTCATAGCTACTGCTGTCACTTATTTCAGGCGTGTGTATACAAG AAAGAGCATGACAGAATATGACCCACGACTGGTTGCTCCGACTTGCTTGTACCTGGCATCGAAAGCAGAAGAAAGCACAGTGCAGGCTAGACTCCTTGTATTTTACATCAAAAAGATGT GTCCAGATGAAAAATACAGGTTTGAAATTAAGGACATTCTTGAAATGGAAATGAAACTTCTTGAAGCCCTTGACTATTACCTGATTGTTTTTCATCCATACCGTGCACTACTTCA GCTATTGCAGGATGCTGGCATGACAGACCTGACCCATTATGCTTG GGGTCTAGTAAATGACACCTATAAAATGGACCTTATTCTCATCTACCCTCCATATATGATTGCCTTGGCCTGCATATACATAGCAAGCGTGCTTAAAGACAAAGAAACAACTGCCTGGTTTGAGGAGCTCCGTGTCGACATGAATGTT GTTAAGAACATTGCCATTGAAATATTAGACTTTTACGACTACTATAAAGGCGACACCTGCAAAGGAGAACCAGCTAGAGGCATCCCAGAGGAGAGGATAAATGCAGCACTGAACAAGTTAGCAACCAAGTGA
- the LOC120275736 gene encoding GTP cyclohydrolase 1: protein MGALDDAHLDEELHCAVGLVPGSGSEMLSTREIEDAVKVLLHGLGEDSGREGLKKTPLRVAKAFLDGTRGYKLKVNDIVQGALFPEAGLENATGCAGGVGGLVVVRDIDMFSYCESCLLPFSIRCHVGYIPSGQRVVGLSKLSRVADVFARRLQEPQRLADEISSALQSSINPAGIAVALQCSHIQLPETLNCKAYLKISSKLDMQGWVNASVFSSSGVFKNEDHPFWDDFLALLKFKGIHMEETDPYHSLAQSWCPLRSLDILPCNGRNLTNVKSSPKFGVIQTSMVDAVTSIIEALGEDPSRKELMGTPSRFIHWLTNFKKSSFEMELSRNSLHMKTTNGVAGAEQNEMHTELSLPFCSQCEHHLLPFHGVVHVGYFSSNEGEVIQRCILQSLVHFYSVKLQVQERLTRQIAETVYSVLGSGVMVVVEASHTCMISRGIEKVGCTTATMALLGRFSTETKAKMMFLQAISNHTTTG from the exons ATGGGAGCTCTGGATGATGCGCATCTTGATGAGGAGCTTCACTGCGCCGTCGGTTTGGTGCCTGGATCTGGGTCTGAGATGTTGTCCACTCGTGAGATTGAGGATGCTGTGAAGGTGCTGCTGCATGGCCTTGGGGAGGATTCGGGGAGAGAGGGATTGAAGAAGACCCCTCTTCGTGTTGCCAAAGCCTTTTTGGATGGTACTCGAG GTTACAAACTTAAAGTGAATGACATTGTACAAGGTGCTTTGTTTCCTGAAGCTGGTCTAGAGAATGCCACAGGATGTGCTGGAGGAGTTGGTGGGCTTGTGGTTGTGCGGGACATCGATATGTTCTCATACTGTGAGTCTTGCTTGCTCCCTTTCAGTATTCGATGCCATGTTGGATATATTCCATCAGGGCAGCGTGTTGTGGGCTTAAGCAAGCTGTCGAGGGTAGCTGATGTCTTTGCCCGGAGGCTTCAAGAACCACAGAGGCTGGCCGATGAAATTTCTTCGGCTTTGCAGAGTAGCATCAACCCTGCTGGTATTGCTGTTGCTCTTCAGTGTTCGCACATTCAGTTGCCTGAAACATTAAATTGCAAGGCCTACTTAAAAATTTCTTCGAAACTGGATATGCAAGGGTGGGTCAATGCTTCTGTTTTCTCTAGTTCGGGGGTCTTTAAGAATGAAGATCATCCTTTCTGGGATGATTTTTTGGCTCTTCTCAAGTTCAAAGGTATACACATGGAGGAGACTGACCCATACCACTCTCTCGCGCAATCCTGGTGCCCGTTAAGATCTCTTGACATCTTACCATGCAACGGAAGGAACCTGACTAATGTTAAATCTTCTCCCAAGTTTGGAGTAATTCAAACTTCCATGGTTGATGCAGTAACTTCAATCATTGAGGCTCTTGGTGAAGATCCATCTCGGAAAGAGCTCATGGGCACTCCTTCACGATTTATCCATTGGCTAACAAATTTCAAGAAATCGAGCTTTGAAATGGAGCTTAGCAGAAACAGCTTGCATATGAAAACAACAAACGGGGTTGCTGGTGCAGAGCAGAATGAGATGCACACTGAACTGAGCCTACCCTTCTGTTCGCAATGCGAGCAccatcttcttccttttcatgGTGTAGTCCATGTCGGCTACTTCAGTTCGAACGAAGGTGAAGTCATACAGAGGTGCATATTGCAATCACTGGTTCATTTTTACAGCGTCAAGCTTCAAGTGCAAGAGAGGCTCACAAGGCAGATAGCAGAAACAGTGTATTCTGTCCTTGGCTCCGGTGTGATGGTTGTTGTTGAAGCAAGTCACACTTGTATGATATCCCGAGGGATCGAAAAAGTGGGCTGTACCACTGCAACAATGGCTCTTTTGGGCCGATTTTCTACAGAAACCAAAGCCAAGATGATGTTCCTGCAAGCCATTTCAAACCATACTACAACAGGATGA
- the LOC120276341 gene encoding uncharacterized protein LOC120276341, whose amino-acid sequence MELSDFSVIEERLRVLLRQLQTESGILERIVYKNKNQHRRCPYFKSLLKVRRDVNLLNSAMLGDVLSVLFPIIDGKKPAQKAFFISRVNKKSPCGKYNYLERLLGIARLLSQMAEPILKASIQISFLLAKSFFTGFSVTILALLARLRVLVQQILLDIVVVFNKVSSLSQKKHDVKLTQEGLEVFREFYPSHVHDQILECVWKEDKFVLIEKKDPSFMKDQSPLPPAQSIQYEIMDLFDEVQGIEHDPQLEDHQEP is encoded by the exons ATGGAGCTCTCGGATTTCTCTGTTATAGAGGAGAGGCTGAGAGTGCTTCTCCGTCAGCTCCAGACTGAGTCTGGGATCCTGGAAAGGATCgtatacaagaacaagaatcaGCATCGCCGATGCCCATACTTTAAATCACTTCTCAAG GTGAGAAGGGATGTCAATCTTCTGAACTCTGCTATGCTGGGTGATGTATTGAGTGTATTGTTTCCTATCATTGATGGGAAAAAACCTGCCCAGAAGGCTTTCTTTATTAGCAG agtaaataaaaaaagtccCTGTGGAAAGTATAACTATCTGGAGCGACTTCTTGGAATTGCACGTCTACTATCACAG ATGGCTGAACCAATACTGAAGGCATCTAT TCAGATATCATTCTTGCTTGCGAAATCATTTTTTACTGGGTTTTCAGTGACAATATTAGCTCTGCTTGCTCGTCTCCGAGTTCTTGTTCAACAA ATTTTACTTGATATAGTTGTGGTTTTCAACAAGGTCTCATCTCTTTCTCAAAAGAAGCATGATGTAAAGCTTACCCAGGAAGGACTTGAG GTATTCAGGGAGTTCTATCCCTCACATGTTCATGATCAAATACTAGAATGCGTTTGGAAGGAAGACAagtttgttttgattgagaagAAGGATCCTAGTTTCATGAAAGATCAATCACCACTGCCCCCTGCCCAGTCCATTCAGTATGAAATTATGGATCTCTTTGATGAAG TTCAAGGCATTGAACATGACCCCCAACTTGAAGATCACCAAGAACCCTGA
- the LOC120275949 gene encoding cyclin-C1-1-like isoform X1, translating to MAANFWASSHCKQLLDPDDVGVLQPLDKERGLTQEEFKLIKIHMTNHIWKLAQQVKVRQRVIATAVTYFRRVYTRKSMTEYDPRLVAPTCLYLASKAEESTVQARLLVFYIKKLTGPDEKYRFEIKDILEMEMKLLEALDYYLIVFHPYRALLQLLQDAGMTDLTHYAWGLVNDTYKMDLILIYPPYMIALACIYIASVLKDKETTAWFEELRVDMNVVKNIAIEILDFYDYYKGDTCKGEPARGIPEERINAALNKLATK from the exons ATGGCGGCCAACTTCTGGGCATCATCTCACTG CAAGCAGCTGTTGGACCCCGACGATGTCGGTGTTCTTCAGCCGTTGGACAAGGAGCGAGGCCTTACACAGGAGGAGTTCAAGCTCATCAAGATCCATATGACCAATC ATATATGGAAATTGGCACAACAAGTTAAAGTGAGACAAAG GGTCATAGCTACTGCTGTCACTTATTTCAGGCGTGTGTATACAAG AAAGAGCATGACAGAATATGACCCACGACTGGTTGCTCCGACTTGCTTGTACCTGGCATCGAAAGCAGAAGAAAGCACAGTGCAGGCTAGACTCCTTGTATTTTACATCAAAAAG TTAACAGGTCCAGATGAAAAATACAGGTTTGAAATTAAGGACATTCTTGAAATGGAAATGAAACTTCTTGAAGCCCTTGACTATTACCTGATTGTTTTTCATCCATACCGTGCACTACTTCA GCTATTGCAGGATGCTGGCATGACAGACCTGACCCATTATGCTTG GGGTCTAGTAAATGACACCTATAAAATGGACCTTATTCTCATCTACCCTCCATATATGATTGCCTTGGCCTGCATATACATAGCAAGCGTGCTTAAAGACAAAGAAACAACTGCCTGGTTTGAGGAGCTCCGTGTCGACATGAATGTT GTTAAGAACATTGCCATTGAAATATTAGACTTTTACGACTACTATAAAGGCGACACCTGCAAAGGAGAACCAGCTAGAGGCATCCCAGAGGAGAGGATAAATGCAGCACTGAACAAGTTAGCAACCAAGTGA